Within the Pseudopipra pipra isolate bDixPip1 chromosome 19, bDixPip1.hap1, whole genome shotgun sequence genome, the region CGAGTGAGAGCAGAACCAGCTCTGCCAAGGATGACTTCATTACGGcagctctcccttctcctccgAGGCAGAGACACTTGAGTGTGGAGTCTCAGCTAAGACAAACCTACTCAAGCTGGGAGACAGCCGTGCTTAGGAAGGTGATAAGCAGAGAGAAGCCCTGTGGTTTTCAAGGACCATGAGCTTGTAGTTCTCAGACTAAGGAATGATGAAAATGGGACTGGTTTTACTCTCGAGTATGGTTAGTCTTCCCTTGAGAGGGGAGGTAAGAATGAGTATCCTCAGCTTTTAGGAGTCAGAAGAGCAGCCTGAAGAGCAATCactacagcagcagcacaaagaacCTTTAAACTGTTCTTCAGGGCTGTTTAACACACAGGCACTGACACCCTCAGTGGgtccccccagccctcagcagctccacagAGCCCTGCAACGAGCACAGCCATAGAGTTCTAAAGCAAACTGGTCAAACCTCCCTCCTGAGGGCTTCAGGCCCTGGTTCACAGGCCAAGAAGGGATTGTTTTCCCTCAGGACATCACTCCTGTGCATCTGAAGCTCCCTCCACCTTCTCTGGGGCACTGACTgaccacagcccagcacaagccaCCAACCCGTAAGATCATGTTTCTCAGGAAAAGAGGCTTTTTCCTTAGAACTGCAGTTTCCAATCTTTGTATCCACCTACTACTTCTGATAGCAACACTCGAGGCAAACAAGAGCAGCGAGCTACTGGCTGCAAGTTTGTTACACAAGGGTTGGCATCTCCACTCCAACTTTTTgaatagagagagaaaaaaaaccaaaaaccaaactgTGCCCATATTTCAAGTTGCAGACAGCAAACACCGAGTCCTGGGAGCTCAGGAGCTGCCAGACCCAGCTCAGTCCTGCAGGACTCTTGCATAAGCCAGTTTGGAAACTGCTGCTCCAGGTGCCCCATGGCAACTCTGCTCAGCACACCTCAGGAAGTTTTCTCTTCATCCAAGCTTGCAGGAGTCAAGTCAGCAGcccaatgcaaaaaaaaaaattaaacaaagatGTTTCAATCTTACTATTTTCATGcctttgaatattttattgctttaaaagagtgactccaccatctccccAACTCTCCACGCTATAGTTCCATCAGTCCCCTGGTTTATCTCCCGTGAGCATTTCTGGATATGCAGATGCTTTTTCTAAAGGTAAAATGACTGCTAGGACAAAGTGTTtaacatgttttaaaattatctaaaaGCAGAATACTGACCCCTTATTTCTCCCTTAAGTCTCCATAAATGCAAAGTCTTGATCAAGAGTGACATTAAGTTAcataaaaaactgaaaaaaaaccacactgaaTTGTCAGAAATTTACACTTCTACTGATCTGGCAAACATCTCTCCTATCACTGCTTGAGCACTAGAAAAAACAGGCTCTGGGCAGGAATTTACCTTAACAGAAATGCAGACACATGAATGACaccaggtttttttttatagagttttaaatttttatacAATAAAATTTTCAACTGAAAATACTTTATCACAACAGTGGAGCAAGCAGTAACTGCCATGTGTGCATTCACAGAACATCACGAGCTAGTACAAAGACTGACAACATCACAATTAGGATCAGACACTCTCCTCTGCTTATCTGCTGTCCAATCTCATTCCGTGGCAATGGAAGTATTTTTTGCACAGGTCTTTGCAAATGAGTTCACAGATCAAACCTCTACAGCTTAAGGGTTCTGCATAGAAATCTTCATCCTTGAGAGACGATAACAGGACTGTTCCAGCACAGTTCCCTCAACAGTTCAACAACTTCACACGTGGTCACCAAGATCTACACAGAGAGCACACGGGTAcagatggcagtgctgggacaaaGGGTGAGCCTACATTCACAGATGTAGATTGCTTCAGGTCTCTGCTACACATCTGAACGTGGACACTGAGCAGTTGTCTCTGCTTTAACTCCCTCAGAATTGAGCTGGAGTACAGAGGGCAGCACCTATCACAGGCTGCAAGCCTGGAGCACGACCTGGAACACACAAGGATAACCCAGATAGTCCTGTACTACttgcccttttatttttttttgccccctAAACCAAACTTGCAAGTAGGTAAGACCCTAATGCAGTAATTAATAAGCGAACTCTTACAAGCTGACTCCAGATACCACCTTCCTCCAGCACAACACACAGGCTGGTTCTTCCCACAGCAAGCAAAGGCAGAGGCATTGTGGGCAGAGGTCCATTCCTGTGGGCACACAGCTGGCatgcctgctcctgcccccaGTCTTCCAAAGGGGAACTGTGGTCTGTTCCAAAGAATCTTGCCATCCTTTACCAAAGGCGAAAGCTACCCCTCCCTTCTGAGAACAATGGCTTCAATGATAAACAAGTCCAAAAATCCAGGCCCAGCACACCAGTCACTGCTTGGCCTTTTTCACAATGGTGCCCACAGCTGATATCACCGTGGTTTTGGATCCACTCGCACTGGTTGTCACTGTGACAACCCCTGGCAGTGTGGCAGTGGTGGTGAGGATGGTGGGCTGAGCTATCGTTGTTACGGGGATGGCAGAGTCCCACTTGCTCTTCCTCTTCTGGGCATCTGTGAATTTGATTAAATCAAGCAAATGAGGATTAGCATTATGTCAAAGGTCACCAGTCCCTTCTTAACACCCTGACTGGCCAACCCTTAATATCCTAGACAACTTCCCCTCACATTAATTTCAGGATACGTTGGCACTAAGTGatgaggaggaaagacaacTTTGTACCTCGAGAGTCAAAGTGGAACTGCACACCTGAGCTCCAGCCAAATGGGAGCCACGATCATCCCTGCCCCAGAGCATAGTTAATTTTAACAGAGCACATGTATCCCAGTTGCTCAGCTACAGGCACAGGACACTCATCAGCCTCCagtgttttttctcccttcccctcagtTTAAAATGCAGGCTGTAGGCAGGAGAgtgattttcagtctttccaAACCTCTTGAGATGTATCAGTCCCAAGAATACTCTACAACCACAGACAGTAGCAGGTTTCTTGACACACTAATAAATCTCTTCACTATCCCACCTGGCCCTGGTCTTTCATTCCAAAAGGGAAGACCTGGAATACAGGGACTAGAGGAAAGCTAGTCCAACAACCCCTAGAAAAAACACACTCTTGCATTATATACACAATCAATAAGGAGCCTTCAGGTTTCCAGGAAGCACTAATCCCAGCATTACTGCAGCTTAATTGGTACAATCCCAACTGTTCTTTACCTCCCACAGTGGTACTGGCTGTTGTGGTGGTTGTAGACGTGGCGCTTGTTGTTGTACCCTTTTTAGTGCCAGTCACAAATTCAATCTGGGAAGGCAGAGACACATaggaaaaagaggagaagataaaaaaaaaaagaagtgttaaGATACACAGCCTTTCTTTAACCCACAGCAcctatgtttttttaaaaacagctttaaTGTGATGTAAGACACTGGCCTCTGAGCTGCCCATCATGCAGAAAGACAGATACAGACCTCAGGCCAAAGTGTACTGAAGCCATGAGAATTAAGGATTTCTACAACCCAGCTCCTAAATCTGATGCAATAAAAATGTGTGTGTCAACTGGGATTTGATACAGCTCAGACAGGATACATCCTGGCCATTAAACACTGTTTTTATACAGTCAGAAGTTCTTatcctttttcctttaagaaacATGCAAGACAAGCCCCTACTTGCACAATTTACTGCGACTGCATCATGGCAGGAAACCTGGCAACAAGAGCCACAACAGCACTGCAGCCTCAAAACTGCAGACATGGGCAAGGATGTAATGAGATGCCTGGGTTACTgtgcaaaaaaccaaaacaagcagCAAGACAGAGCATGCactgcacaaaaaaaaccctccaccgAATATGGAGGGAGCCTTCTGCAAGGTTAGATGGCAATCTCTAACATCAGACAGTTTTCTCATGCCAGCCACTGGCTTAAAGGCAATACAGGACAGGAATAAAATCTTTCAAAGCCTGTCTGTGTTCTTTTTGGGGCGTCTATAAGATTAGCTGGGCTTGTCACAAAATGGACAAAGTTAAAATAGGTCCAATATTTCTGGAAATCAGATACAAGAAGGCAATATCaagaacagaaagcagataTTGTCTCACATCGAGATATAGTGAGGAAATTAAGCTGTAACTAGGCTATGCCACCAGGCAAAATGTCAGAGATTAAGAAAAAAGTTGTTCTTTATGCATTATCTTGCCTTTATCTGGTCTACTGAATACCATTTTTAGAGCTCTGGTTTAAAAATACTGACAAAACAGCAGGAAATCCAGTGGAATAAACAACCCAGAGGAATGGACCTATAAGGAAGGGCAAACAATCTGTGCAGCTTGGGAAAGGACATgcaaggagaaaggagagaaccAGGGAAAAACAAGCAGTATTAGCACAGAAAGGGCAGAGCAACAAAAGGAACTTCAGcaggcaaagaaacaaaacccctgCACTTCCATCTCTTTTGGTTTTGAGGGGCTACCTTTGTGCGTTCCTTCTTGGCCTTCTCCAGTTTGTCCATTTCAATCTTCTGGGCTTTGGCTGAGAAAGATCAGAAGATGTGAGGCACTAAGAACAGTAAAAACCCACAGCTCTCTCTCACTCACTTCCCATCAGAAACAATCCAAACCTTCAAATTCTGTATAGAAAATTAAACTGCCATGAAAGCAACTACTGCTCTTTAATCAAAACATTGCAGCACTAAATTAATGATTTAAGAGGTGAAAACACTGAAGAACCAATTTAAATGAAAAGGCTTTCTTTCCAAACTGATGAAGCATCAATAACATTCAGGCACATCCAACCAGAATGAAGTCGTTAAAGAGCAGCATGTGATGACTTCTCATTTATAAAGGAAGTGGGGACTCCAGTGCAGTTAATTAAGTACAAAACACAAAGACCTAAGCTAGGACAAAAAAGGACAGACTTCCTGGAATTACCTAGTGCCTCGTAATACGAATCCTCTGACCAGCCATGAGGGTCAAACAtgtcctaaagaaaaaaaataagtcagaTTAGGGCTATTTCCACAGAGACACAAAACCCAGTTCAAAAATGTTTAAGGCATTTCTGTTCTCTGATGATAATCATGACTGATTTCTTCTTGTATACCAAAGATCACATCAGACCTTCTTTTATGGGACCACGTTCTGTTGTGAATGAAGGAACAGCTTTGAAGCCACAAGTATGCTGGGATAAGTCATGCATTTTTCTACTGCTCAGCTTCAGTCCCCCTTGAGGAGTTTCCTTTATACCTACACACTTCAGCAGTTTTTGTTGAGAACCATTACAGCAAAGCTGGAGGCACTGAGGTTCAGTGCCACACAAAAATGTTCACTTCAATGCAGAGTCTCAAACTGAAGTTCCCTTAAAGGACCTCTAAGCAAGCAGGCTCAAGAAAGCCTCACGTAAGACTTTACACCTCTCTATTATCTCTTACCCACTCCCTTTCCAGGCAAAAGCACTGCACCTCACCTTTGGATAATTTGTACCAAGTTCATCAATGGAACAAAACTGGATCAGCTTTTCATAGATGctgcaaaggaaaaacaggagTTCAGAACAGAACTAGAGGCAGAAATAAACAGAAGCGTTTCAGAGACGTGTCGGTAGAAAGAGAATTTGTCACCTCTTCACACTGCAAGAGTGAAATCAGAACCAGGGAAGGTATGCCTGCTATGATGGATGTGGCATCCCATTAACCACAGTGTTTACCACTTCCCCCaaacatctcccagctcccagaaCAGACACATCTTCTAAAATACTTCACTCATTCAAAGTGTTCACATTTAAAATCTAACCATCACACCAACACTTGCTGTTGTCTCCCAGAACACAAAGAAGAGTTTTACTGTTTCAGTCACAAAAATGAGAGAGACACTATTTGTTTGTAAGTAGTAGTCCTTCTTGCTCAGGATCCTTTTCTTGGCATTTGCTCTGTGGTGCTTTGGTCACACAGGAGAAGATGGTGGCTCACCTGGGGTTGCGAAACTCCTTTTTCCTCTGGATGATGTAGTTCATATCCATGCcctctttcattttcctctcaTACAGCTTTTGAATTTTATCCTACAGGAGAAAGATTACAGGGTGAGCCAGTAAGAAAAGGAGCAGCACAACAGCTGACTAACAAAAGTGTACATGTGGAAACAAGCCAACTGAACCAGTGACCTCCCTTGAGTGGAGCAAGGGTTCCACCCCTTCCAAAGGCTGGTTAATAGACACTTTCTCCTTTAAGGTCTGAGGTAGCTACATGAACTGTCTGGATTGGTAAAGGAATTGATATTTGTACTTACTGAAGGCTTCAGTGATTAAAGATTTGCCTATAAGGCAGTAGCACAGGCTCCTCCTTCCCACTCTGTTATTTCCCTTTATAGACCTGACTGTAGAGCAGAAGCCAGTTCTGAAATCCACTGAGGTTCTCCCACAGATTGCAGGAACCACCACACCCACCTTCAGACTCAGGTGTGCTGGGCTACACTGCCCAGAAGGCAAAGCTCATGGCTCTGCCATGATGAGCAGAGCCAAGTTCTGCTGGAGAACTAAACCCAGTGTGATCATCAGGGATTGCTGGTGGTGCCCACTGGCAGCCAAACACTCTTGGGAACAATGCACTTGTAAATCCCTGCTTTGGTACAAGTGACCAGCCAGATGGAATCAGCTCCTCTTTGCAGATCACTCACATAGTTACAAAGCCTGTGGATAACTTACTGAAGTCCCAAGCCGCTGCAAAAGGCAACTTTAAATTAGATTGGAAATGTCAAGCAGTCTACTCTCCAAAGAGACTAAAAGCTTTCAAAtcaaacatgatttttttcttcctcagcaaGGTGGATAAAAGTACTTTAAAGTATTCCTGCTCTAGTGATGCTGACAGCAAAGGCAGGAACTTTCAGATGGAACATGGAGTTAAGTGGTACTAGCAGGAGAATATCCTCAGTAATTTCTGTCATCTTTTCTTTAGGACAGAAATTTCTCATATTAAACAAGATCAGAGGCTGGGCCTTCACTCTTTCACGACTGGAGAGCTGAGTCAATTTGCCTTTGTTGCTTCTGGATAAGTCAGTTCATGTCTCCCTCCATGGACAGTCAACTCAAACACAGAACTGACTATTGTCTGAGGGCTTGCTGAAGCCTGAATAAAGGAGGATTGTTAAGAGCTGATATGAAACTCCTATTTCaacaaccttaaaaaaaaaaactttgtaAGATAAATTTTCATCAAGTTGTCACAAAATCAGCAAGAGGAAATCACACAATCTCCACATCCAGCACACACATTGTGAGGCTTGAAGGAACAACTGCAAAAAGGTGAATCTGGGGAGTAGAAGTGATTGAATAGGTGTTCCCTTTTGGCCCCTCCCCATGGAGCAACAATATGGTTCACAAAGTCCACAGATGGGGAACTACTCAGTCAACTTTCTAATAAGAAATACTCCCTTTGGCAGAGTTCAAGATACAGTTTATTAGAGGAAGAATTTGACAAAAGAGCAAGTCACCAGTGAAAAGCCCAGAACATTTTGCATCTCTGAGGAACAATCCCATCTCCTTGCTCAAAGTGCTCTAAGATGTGGTTTGACCTACTAACAGAGGACAAGTTCTCCTTTGATTTAAACAGTAAACTGCTGTGCAAGGGGGGAAATTCTGCTTTATTCTGTCTACTCTCTCAAGCTCTGTGCATTCTTCAGATCTAACGCACCCCAGTTCATTGATGTCAGAACAGTAAAATCCTCCTACAGCACCAGAGGAGGGATGGGTGTGCCCAGGTACACTGTGTGGAGAAGAAGAAAGCATCATCTGGATGGTGAGTCACTCTGAATCACCACTGCACATTAGGAGCTACTTTATAGAGCATTCCAGAAGTGATTCTTTACTTGTATTTCTACTGGGCAGAAAACTGGACATAAAACTCAAATGGGTGGTAGGAAACAGCAGTCCCTGCTCTTTTCATTTGCACTCCATGAGGAGGAGAACACAGCAGGTTACTGCAAAATTGGTCACTGCAATTATCTGGGTGTGCACTGGAGAAGACATGCATCTGTCTTGTTTTGTTGCCTCTAAGTTACCAGCCTTCCCTCTAAATGTTTATCATCTAGAGAGATGTAGGTGGAAAAGGAATCCAGTCATTGCTGCCTCATCTATTCCAGTTTAGGGGATTCTTGGGCTTGTATGGAAAACAATGATTTGTTCTTTTCTACAGAGCTGGATTTGCTGAGGTAAGAGGAAAGCAGCCTTCACAGTAAACATTGCTTCTGTGGGACCAAGAGCTGTTTTAAAGCATAAATAACCCACAGAGACTGGAAAACAGCTCTAAGCTACTCTGGTATTCCTAAACTAGAACTGCTGTAAAGCCTAAAGCATTAACACAGTGCATTCATAAGCTCAGTGTGGTAAAACCCAGCTTTAATACTGGAGTTTTGCCTTGTGTAAAAATACTGAGCAGAGGTCCCAAACATCCCCTCTCCCTACTGAATTACAAGCCTTTAAAAAGAATGAAGTGGACTTATACCAACCTGCAACTGGTTAGAACATCTGccaggaggctcaggagggattTTGATCTCATCTGGAGACATGTTCCGCACTCTCTCTGAAAAAGAAGCTGGAGAGAGCAATGTGGGCATGAGTTCTGGCAGTACTGAAGGGAGTTTCAGCCATGCAAGTCATTAAATTGTTTTATGTCCCTGCTGGCACCACTCTGTCATTGGGAATCAACAGGCAAAGGTAATGGGAATGCTGCCAACTGGTAATCGTGGTGTTTTCAAGATGCTGAGCAAGAAGCAACTAATCTAAAGGTTACATCATTATAAGAGGGACGAGATGCTTGTTTTATTGATAACTACCTCCAGCTGTGGTTCTGTGTCATATCCATGCTCAAAGCTTCATTTTCAGGGGTCTCTTCATCCCCAAATGGAAATGTAAAAGCTAAGCTACTTCCACTCCAGCTGCAACTGTTGATAAGATCCTCAAAAGCAAAGAATCTTCAGAGGAATAAAGGTTGGGTCATGGCATGGATCCCTAAACCCCTGCACTGTGCACCACATACCCAACCCTGCACTACTCCAGGTCTCCCATACACACCTTCAGGTCCTGCTCTGGACAGTGCAGGTAACCTGGACTCTCTGCCAAAGCCTGTGCCAGGACACTCTTGGAGAGAGGATCAGACCATGCATGTGGAGGATCACAGGATCAACTCTATGCAGCCTGGCTCTTTGCCATTTTGGGGGAGGTAATCACTTTGGGTCCTATTTAGATCAAGACATACCTAGATGAACCTAAATGGTTCAAGAAGGGAACAACCAtccccagggctgtcaggaATTAACCACAAGAAATTACATTTCATCCCTAAGTTAACATTTCCTTAACAGGCACTTTGATCTCTGCTTACAGAGACAGACTACTGGGAGAAGGAACAACTCGTTCTGCAGGACTGGGAACAGACCAGCACAGTCTGCCAGATTTCTATAGCTGTTTGTGTTGGGATATACTATTAAAGTACCTGATTGCCCTCTAAAGATTAGTTTACAGAGTTATCAGCAAAAGAAACTGCTGTGCTTCCCACTATTGCTTGCTACTTTCCCACTATTACGGGAAACCCAGGCAGTTATCTAGCCAAGTCTTGGAGCAGAGATTTGTGCCACCTTTAAGCAGCTGGGACTGTTTTCAAGCATAGTTTGTACAGGGAACACATTCCAGAGTTGGTCTGCAGTGGATAAGAGAcctgacagcagcacagaggtCATATCAACCAAGTCAGCTCCTTGGCTATACACTGCTCAGTAGAAGCTGCCTgaactgcagctccagctcactGAGCTCAGCAACTCTGAATAAAGGCCAGAAGGGCCCAAAGGACAGACACCGGTGTTGGAAcccaggagagctggggctACAGATAAGCAACACTACACATGATCAGTGCTACTACAGTTTCCATGTCTTTTGTAAAAATGTGAAGCACTAAGGACAACATCCTTTGGAGATGCAAAGCTGGCAGGCGACCGCTCATTCTGTTTGATCAAGATGTTGTTGAGGGTTAAattcttcagcagctgccagtAAGGAACAAAAAGTGTCCTTTGGCATTCACTAAGAGGGTGCCTCtaaggaagaaggaaagctTGCCAGAGCCCCAACAGAAAGGCAGGCAAAGGGAGCTCCCTGACAACAAGGCAGACATTTGTTATAGGTTACAGatgctggtgggatggggaagccTCTGGTTTAATTAGAGCTTCAGGAACTCAAAGACAGGAACATAATACACAGCACACTAGGCTTGCTGGGAAAGGTGAAAGCTGATTAATGGCTTAAGAGATTCACAGCATCagcagaaacattaaaaaataaaaacaaccacTAAATACAGACTTCTTAAGGCAAAGAAAggacctaaaaaaaaaaaaattcagaaaaaatcaAACCTAGCTCCAGACTAGACATCCCATAGGCTCCCCTGTCTTTGCAGATGACCAGAAGAGCCACggagaaacaaaacatttgtgGGAACTGTGGGGTCATAAACTCAGGAACTCTGGGCAAGACCTCTGTCTAACCAGCAAAAAAAGTTAAAGTCATAAGTGAATGTTCAGTAACCCATTCAAAGCTCTcttgaaacagaaataatacTGGAGGCAGCACAAGAGCTCCCAAAGAGACAATATATTTTGATGCATGACTTTCAGGTTTTGGTGCTCATTTCCTCCTTTGTTTGAGCCATCATTTATCAACATCATACTGATGGGGGAAAGCATTTCTTAACAGCTTACAAGGAACTAGAACTAATGCATCTTTGTCTCCTGCAATCCCACCATAGCTGTACGTAGCTGAACACTGAGTCAGCACAGAGGATACGTGCACCTCACAAACCAAGCACA harbors:
- the SAP30BP gene encoding SAP30-binding protein isoform X2; amino-acid sequence: MAAAKRSVLSSLAVYAEDSDPESDSEAGTAGSDGGAPAGEKGGLVSVGYGEDDFTRVDGDEEGYEEEDDENSRQSEDDDSETEKPEAGDLKEFSEVEKRDPQELVASFSERVRNMSPDEIKIPPEPPGRCSNQLQDKIQKLYERKMKEGMDMNYIIQRKKEFRNPSIYEKLIQFCSIDELGTNYPKDMFDPHGWSEDSYYEALAKAQKIEMDKLEKAKKERTKIEFVTGTKKGTTTSATSTTTTTASTTVGDAQKRKSKWDSAIPVTTIAQPTILTTTATLPGVVTVTTSASGSKTTVISAVGTIVKKAKQ
- the SAP30BP gene encoding SAP30-binding protein isoform X1, whose protein sequence is MAAAKRSVLSSLAVYAEDSDPESDSEAGTAGSDGGAPAGEKGGLVSVGYGEDDFTRVDGDEEGYEEEDDENSRQSEFSEVEKRDPQELVASFSERVRNMSPDEIKIPPEPPGRCSNQLQDKIQKLYERKMKEGMDMNYIIQRKKEFRNPSIYEKLIQFCSIDELGTNYPKDMFDPHGWSEDSYYEALAKAQKIEMDKLEKAKKERTKIEFVTGTKKGTTTSATSTTTTTASTTVGDAQKRKSKWDSAIPVTTIAQPTILTTTATLPGVVTVTTSASGSKTTVISAVGTIVKKAKQ